From Bombyx mori chromosome 26, ASM3026992v2, one genomic window encodes:
- the CTL19 gene encoding C-type lectin 19 isoform X1, whose translation MKAANKSLVFGLILICSVVGQQFRYDYTYFRNINGWLKLQEIPAIWQEARLRCHLEGSVLASPLDAALKSSMLSLITNKKSSCGIYTGIHALFSRGDFRSIEGVLLAKIPHDWADYEPDNAGGDENCILMYPDGSFADVNCTDTFQYVCYKKKTSTVAMSSCGSVDSEYTLSKETGNCYKFHKVPRTWSRAYMTCLAEGGYLTIINSQQEATFLKELFAKNPASHMVGRFWKDIAFIGLHDWNEHGEWLTINGETLQEAGYDKWSAGEPNNSTGGEYCGSIYRSALINDLWCGRPAPFICEKEPRSLLREHDDK comes from the exons ATGAAAGCGGCGAATAAAAGTCTTGTTTTCGGATTGATTCTTATTTGTTCAG TTGTCGGCCAACAGTTTCGATATGACTATACGTACTTCAGGAATATCAACGGGTGGTTGAAGCTTCAGGAGATTCCAGCTATTTGGCAAGAGGCTCGATTAAGATGTCATTTGGAAG GATCTGTATTGGCTTCACCTCTGGACGCTGCTTTAAAAAGCAGCATGCTGTCTTTGATAACAAATAAGAAGAGTTCGTGTGGCATCTACACTGGTATTCATGCGTTATTCTCGAGAGGAGACTTCCGTTCAATTGAAG GAGTTCTACTGGCAAAAATTCCTCATGATTGGGCCGATTATGAACCAGATAATGCTGGAGGTGACGAAAATTGTATCCTGATGTATCCTGATGGAAGCTTCGCCGATGTTAATTGCACTGATACGTTCCAGTACGTTTGCTATAAGAAAAAGACTTCAACTGTTGCTATGTCTTCCTGTGGCAGTGTAGACAGTG AATATACTCTCAGCAAAGAGACGGGAAATTGTTACAAATTTCATAAAGTTCCTCGCACGTGGTCGCGCGCCTACATGACCTGCTTAGCCGAGGGAGGATACCTGACGATTATCAACAGCCAACAAGAGGCTACGTTCCTTAAGGAACTTTTCGCGAAGAACCCTGCCTCTCATATGGTTGGAAGATTCTGGAAAGATATCGCTTTCATTGGCTTACACGACTGGAATGAGCACGGAGAATGGTTGACTATTAATG GTGAGACATTACAAGAGGCCGGCTACGACAAGTGGTCTGCCGGTGAACCGAATAATTCGACTGGCGGTGAATACTGCGGCTCAATATATCGTTCGGCGCTGATCAACGACCTTTGGTGTGGAAGACCAGCACCGTTTATCTGCGAGAAGGAACCTCGCAGCTTACTCCGAGAGCACGACGACAAATGA
- the CTL19 gene encoding C-type lectin 19 precursor (The RefSeq protein has 6 substitutions compared to this genomic sequence): protein MKAANKSLVFVLILICSVVGQQFRYDYTYFRNINGWLKLQEIPAIWQEARLRCRLEGSVLASPLDAALKSSMLSLITNKKSSCGIYTGIHALFSKGDFRSIEGVPLAKIPHDWADYEPDNAGGDENCILMYPDGNFADVNCTDTFQYVCYKKKTSTVAMSSCGSVDSEYTLSKETGNCYKFHKVPRTWSRAYMTCLAEGGYLTIINSQQEATFLKELFAKNPASHMVGRFWKDIAFIGLHDWNEHGEWLTINGETLPEAGYDKWSAGEPNNSTGGEYCGSIYRSALINDLWCGRPAPFICEKEPRSLLREHDDK from the exons ATGAAAGCGGCGAATAAAAGTCTTGTTTTCGGATTGATTCTTATTTGTTCAG TTGTCGGCCAACAGTTTCGATATGACTATACGTACTTCAGGAATATCAACGGGTGGTTGAAGCTTCAGGAGATTCCAGCTATTTGGCAAGAGGCTCGATTAAGATGTCATTTGGAAG GATCTGTATTGGCTTCACCTCTGGACGCTGCTTTAAAAAGCAGCATGCTGTCTTTGATAACAAATAAGAAGAGTTCGTGTGGCATCTACACTGGTATTCATGCGTTATTCTCGAGAGGAGACTTCCGTTCAATTGAAG GAGTTCTACTGGCAAAAATTCCTCATGATTGGGCCGATTATGAACCAGATAATGCTGGAGGTGACGAAAATTGTATCCTGATGTATCCTGATGGAAGCTTCGCCGATGTTAATTGCACTGATACGTTCCAGTACGTTTGCTATAAGAAAAAGACTTCAACTGTTGCTATGTCTTCCTGTGGCAGTGTAGACAGTG AATATACTCTCAGCAAAGAGACGGGAAATTGTTACAAATTTCATAAAGTTCCTCGCACGTGGTCGCGCGCCTACATGACCTGCTTAGCCGAGGGAGGATACCTGACGATTATCAACAGCCAACAAGAGGCTACGTTCCTTAAGGAACTTTTCGCGAAGAACCCTGCCTCTCATATGGTTGGAAGATTCTGGAAAGATATCGCTTTCATTGGCTTACACGACTGGAATGAGCACGGAGAATGGTTGACTATTAATG GTGAGACATTACAAGAGGCCGGCTACGACAAGTGGTCTGCCGGTGAACCGAATAATTCGACTGGCGGTGAATACTGCGGCTCAATATATCGTTCGGCGCTGATCAACGACCTTTGGTGTGGAAGACCAGCACCGTTTATCTGCGAGAAGGAACCTCGCAGCTTACTCCGAGAGCACGACGACAAATGA